In Porphyromonas cangingivalis, a genomic segment contains:
- the traK gene encoding conjugative transposon protein TraK — translation MEFKSLKNIETSFRQIRLFTLVVVCLCAALAGYSVWSAYSFAEAQRQKIYVLDGGKSLMLALSQDLSQNRPAEAKEHVRRFHELFFTLSPDKSAIEGNISRALLLADKSAYNYYRDFSEKGYYNRIVAGNINQVVQVDSVLCDFDHYPYSVRTYARQMIIRATNVTERNLVTVCRLLNTSRSDDNPNGFNIEGFEILENKDISTRKR, via the coding sequence ATGGAATTTAAGTCATTAAAGAATATCGAAACAAGTTTCAGGCAGATACGCCTTTTTACTTTGGTTGTCGTCTGTCTGTGTGCCGCCCTTGCGGGCTATTCGGTATGGAGTGCCTACTCCTTTGCCGAAGCTCAAAGGCAGAAAATCTATGTGCTGGATGGCGGTAAGTCGCTGATGCTCGCCTTGTCGCAGGATCTGTCGCAGAACAGACCCGCCGAGGCGAAAGAGCACGTGCGCCGCTTCCACGAGTTGTTCTTCACCCTTTCGCCCGATAAGAGTGCCATCGAGGGGAATATCTCCCGTGCGCTGCTCTTGGCGGACAAAAGTGCCTACAATTACTATCGGGATTTCTCCGAGAAAGGGTACTACAACCGTATCGTGGCAGGAAACATCAATCAGGTCGTGCAGGTGGACAGCGTACTCTGTGACTTTGACCACTATCCCTATTCGGTACGGACGTACGCCCGGCAGATGATTATCCGTGCAACCAACGTGACCGAGCGCAATCTCGTGACCGTATGTCGCCTGCTCAATACGAGCCGCAGCGACGACAATCCGAACGGATTCAACATCGAGGGATTTGAAATATTGGAGAACAAGGACATCAGTACTCGTAAGCGATGA
- a CDS encoding TraL conjugative transposon family protein: MKKKSLFRMMQEGAEARLRRLCGRIPTHMRLYVVLTMLLFFAFLANYVFFNGLYRIFSEGDSEEERLPAIKHIEAPEVRRLYPQDSINLLKYYDYVPIQKKDSLRYEYLA, translated from the coding sequence ATGAAAAAGAAAAGTCTGTTCCGAATGATGCAGGAGGGAGCGGAGGCAAGACTCCGCCGCCTGTGCGGACGCATCCCCACTCATATGAGGTTATATGTCGTCCTGACGATGCTTCTCTTTTTCGCCTTCCTTGCCAACTATGTTTTCTTCAACGGTTTGTACCGTATCTTTTCCGAAGGAGACTCCGAAGAGGAAAGGCTACCGGCAATCAAGCATATAGAAGCCCCTGAAGTAAGGCGGCTCTATCCGCAAGACAGTATCAACCTATTAAAGTATTACGATTATGTTCCCATTCAAAAGAAAGACAGCCTCCGATACGAGTACCTCGCCTGA
- the traM gene encoding conjugative transposon protein TraM, with the protein MFPFKRKTASDTSTSPELTEEERQRQKKFIIYPLMFLLFAGSMWLIFAPSEKEEEKQTKGFNTEVPDPMAAELIGDKKKAYEKEMMEQKEQERSRAMQSLSSMFGEMTGGETSQGAGEASAWESDPSNESEGYTSRHSAPQDGFHASASAYQDINRTLGSFYEAPREDLEKEELRARLAELENRMNSEQQSPAITVNDQMALLEKSYQLAAKYMPSGAGQPSSNMALVSDGETASERKAVATTRNGKAVAFPVAPVSEQVVSALAQPMSDSTFRSEYVKERNFLFQTAIGTASQTDRNTISACVHNNQTVMDGQTVRFRLLEPMQVSGREIPRNTLVVGTTKVQGERLAVVISSLEYQGNIIPVELTVYDMDGQEGIFIPGSMERSAAKEIAANMGTSVGSSMNISTDAGAQLAADLGKGLIQGTSQYFAKKMRTVKVHLKAGYKVLLYQPENK; encoded by the coding sequence ATGTTCCCATTCAAAAGAAAGACAGCCTCCGATACGAGTACCTCGCCTGAGCTGACGGAAGAAGAGAGACAAAGGCAAAAGAAGTTTATCATTTATCCCCTGATGTTTCTGCTTTTTGCAGGCTCCATGTGGCTCATTTTCGCTCCGTCGGAGAAAGAAGAGGAGAAACAGACCAAGGGCTTCAACACGGAAGTGCCCGACCCGATGGCAGCCGAACTGATTGGTGATAAGAAGAAAGCCTATGAGAAGGAGATGATGGAACAGAAGGAGCAGGAACGAAGTCGTGCCATGCAAAGCCTTAGTTCCATGTTCGGGGAAATGACAGGAGGAGAGACTTCACAGGGAGCGGGCGAAGCGTCCGCTTGGGAGTCTGACCCCTCGAATGAGAGTGAGGGATACACGTCCCGACATTCTGCCCCGCAAGATGGCTTTCACGCTTCGGCATCCGCCTATCAGGACATCAACCGCACGCTCGGCAGTTTCTATGAAGCACCGAGGGAAGACCTCGAAAAGGAGGAGCTGCGTGCTCGATTGGCAGAGTTGGAAAACCGTATGAATAGCGAACAGCAGTCGCCTGCCATAACCGTAAACGACCAGATGGCATTGCTCGAAAAGTCCTATCAGTTGGCGGCAAAGTATATGCCGTCGGGTGCTGGACAACCATCTTCCAATATGGCGTTGGTGTCGGATGGGGAGACGGCTTCCGAAAGGAAAGCGGTCGCAACCACCCGAAACGGGAAGGCGGTAGCTTTTCCCGTTGCCCCTGTGAGCGAACAAGTGGTGTCGGCTCTGGCGCAGCCGATGAGCGACTCGACTTTCCGCTCCGAATATGTCAAGGAGAGAAATTTCCTATTTCAAACTGCTATCGGGACAGCCTCACAGACGGATAGAAACACCATATCAGCCTGTGTGCATAACAACCAGACGGTTATGGATGGTCAGACGGTGCGTTTCCGTCTCTTGGAACCGATGCAGGTCTCCGGCAGGGAAATACCACGCAATACCCTTGTCGTGGGAACGACAAAGGTACAGGGCGAACGGCTTGCCGTTGTCATTTCTTCACTGGAATATCAGGGCAATATCATTCCCGTAGAGCTGACAGTGTACGATATGGACGGGCAGGAAGGGATATTCATTCCCGGCTCGATGGAGCGCAGTGCCGCCAAGGAGATTGCCGCTAACATGGGGACATCCGTGGGCAGCAGCATGAACATCTCCACCGATGCAGGTGCACAGCTTGCCGCCGACTTGGGCAAGGGGCTGATACAGGGAACCTCGCAGTATTTCGCCAAGAAAATGCGCACCGTCAAGGTGCATCTCAAAGCCGGATACAAGGTATTGCTCTACCAACCTGAAAACAAGTAA
- the traJ gene encoding conjugative transposon protein TraJ, with protein sequence MGAEFDNLHQVLRSLYTEMMPMCGNMIGVAKGIAGLGALFYVALRVWQTLARAEPIDVYPLLRPFALGLCILFFPMVLETINGVLSPVVQGTHKMLEKQTFSMDEYRKLRDKLEYEAMVKNPETAYLVSNEEFDKKLDELGIAPSDMATMAGMYVERSMYNLKKWFRNMVREFLELLFAASSLLIDTLRTFFLIVLSILGPIAFAISVWDGFQSTLTQWFTRYISIYLWLPVADLFSSMLAKIQELMLKHDITQLQNDPTYTIDASNGVYLVFMIIGIIGYFTIPTVAGWVIQAGGAGNFGKNVNYAAGKGAGIAGAVGGAAGGFAVGHGRSMMNHAGSKAKEIAGKLFHRGENKSSEPSEQN encoded by the coding sequence ATGGGAGCGGAATTTGATAACCTGCACCAAGTCCTCCGTTCGCTTTACACGGAGATGATGCCGATGTGCGGCAACATGATAGGGGTAGCCAAAGGCATTGCGGGCTTGGGAGCACTCTTCTATGTAGCACTTCGGGTGTGGCAGACCTTGGCTCGTGCCGAACCCATCGACGTCTATCCGCTACTTCGTCCCTTTGCACTCGGTCTTTGCATCCTCTTCTTTCCGATGGTGCTGGAGACCATCAATGGGGTACTCAGTCCCGTTGTGCAGGGTACACACAAGATGCTCGAAAAGCAGACCTTCAGCATGGACGAATACCGCAAGTTACGGGACAAACTGGAATACGAGGCGATGGTGAAGAATCCCGAAACAGCCTATCTGGTAAGTAATGAAGAGTTCGACAAAAAATTGGATGAACTCGGTATCGCCCCCTCGGATATGGCAACGATGGCAGGAATGTATGTGGAGCGCAGTATGTACAACCTCAAGAAATGGTTCCGTAATATGGTGCGGGAGTTCTTGGAACTGCTTTTCGCCGCTTCCTCCCTGCTCATCGACACGCTCAGGACTTTCTTCCTGATAGTCCTCTCCATCTTGGGACCGATAGCCTTCGCCATCTCGGTGTGGGACGGTTTTCAGAGTACCCTCACGCAATGGTTTACGAGGTATATCTCCATCTATCTGTGGCTACCTGTGGCGGACTTGTTCAGCTCGATGCTGGCGAAGATTCAGGAGCTGATGCTCAAGCATGACATCACACAGCTACAAAATGACCCTACCTATACGATAGATGCCTCGAATGGGGTCTACCTTGTATTTATGATTATCGGCATCATCGGCTACTTTACCATTCCAACGGTTGCGGGCTGGGTGATACAGGCAGGTGGAGCAGGTAATTTCGGAAAAAACGTGAACTATGCAGCAGGAAAGGGTGCCGGTATCGCAGGTGCCGTGGGTGGAGCCGCAGGCGGCTTTGCCGTGGGACACGGACGAAGCATGATGAACCATGCGGGCAGCAAAGCCAAAGAGATTGCCGGAAAATTATTTCATCGGGGAGAAAACAAATCCTCCGAACCATCGGAACAAAATTAA